DNA sequence from the Raineyella sp. LH-20 genome:
GCACGACCGGAGGCCTCGACGGAGGTGCCGGGGTCCTCCCCCACGCCCTCCCGGGCGCCCCGATCGCCGACTGCGTCCGCCCGACCGTCGGGGTTCATCCGGCCCGGTGACTGGTCATCCCAGGGCTCCGGGGCCGCCACGCCGCCGACGTCCTCCTCGGACCGGCAGACGTACCGGGCGACCGCCGGGGAACCGGTGACGTACGCCCCCTCGACGTACGACCCCATGAAGACCGGCGACCGGCCGACGTACGACGCGTTCTACCGGGCGATCTACGGCGAGGCTGCCCCGGCCGGGCCGACGGCCCCCGGGCCCTCGGCGCCCACCGCGCCGGCGGTATCTCCGGCGCCCGGTCCGGTGGAAGCGGCGCCGCCCTATCCGGCCGAGACGCAGGGCTATCCCTCGCCGGGCCGGCAGCCCGAACGATCGGGGTATCCGCCCTACCCGGGCGCCGGATACCCCTATCCGGCGGGGCAGGCGGGCTATCCGGTGCCGACGTCGGCGCCGCGGGACTCCGCGC
Encoded proteins:
- a CDS encoding TM2 domain-containing protein, producing the protein MTYAPSTYDPMKTGDRPTYDAFYRAIYGEAAPAGPTAPGPSAPTAPAVSPAPGPVEAAPPYPAETQGYPSPGRQPERSGYPPYPGAGYPYPAGQAGYPVPTSAPRDSALAILLTAVGFFGVAGLQYFYIGKIGKGVGYLLTAGWLGIGTIVSLFTINDEVARTNDERRRGLR